The segment TCAAGTCATCTTGAAGAGAAATGATGTTTAGTTCTTCCTTGCATTTTTCATGACAATGCAGTTTATTTAATGCTATAGAATAAAAAGGCAGTCAAAATATGGGGCCAAATGCCATTCTGAGCGACTCCATTAAATCTGACGCAGCCAATGGAATTGTACAGGCGAAAGTAACTGCAGAATCTAGCTCATGGTCTTCAAATATAATACAGACTGACAGCAAAAATTCACAGCTATGATCTTGCTAAGTAAAACCCCAAGAGCTTTGGACTCTGCAAATAAAACCTTATGACTTAACTAAAAGCTCTGCAAAATTATGCCAATTATGGTTGTATGTGGTCTAAGTTATATTTGTGTGATCTCCTTCCATGTTATGTACTAAACAAACACACTTCTTACCAAAGATACCAGAGCCACCACTAAATTCAGTACAGAAAGATCTTTGTGTCAGTGGTTTGCTGTGAAGAGAAAAAACTTCACATTCttctcacagggaaaaaaaaaaatattcattctccctttccctcctccccctctctctttctctcacaCACACCAGGCATCATTTCACCAAGGCATCAGTCTTTCAGAGTTACTAAGGAGATTTCAGGATATGAATGCGCCTGACAATCCTGAGCTGCCTCAGCGCAAAGACAAAACATGCTCCAGGGAAAAAGATTTTCAAGCCAGAACAGTGTGTCCCATTTCTTGAACTCCAGCCTCGCAAGTGCACCGTTTGCCTCATTAGAACTAATGCTACTTGCTCACTCAGCCCAAcgctgctgctgtgagcaggaggCGTCCCAGCTCCCTGATTTCAGAGGAAGACTCTGAAATACACCCCCATGGTTACTCCTAAGAAGATGAGGTAACATTGCCCGAAGACATGATGGTTTCAGGATGGTCACCGTCCTCCTTCTGTGGGTGTGAGGAGTTGTCAGACTTACTCCGGCTGAACTCCATCCCCCCAATGATTGGCCGTTTGAATTTGGTCCCAGAATCTGCTGGGGGACATGTGCAGCAGCACAAAATCTTGATGAAAGCCCTCCGCATCTCTTTGTTTGTCAAGGTGTAGATGATAGGGTTCGTGGCTGAATTGAGCACGGCCAGTACTAAGAAATACTCTGCTTTGTAAAGGATTGGGCAGGCCTTCACTTTGCACCCCACATCCAGTAAAAGGAGGATGAACAGAGGAGCCCAGCAGGCAATGAAGACACTCAGGACTATGATCACTGTCTTGAGCAAGGCTAGTGACTTTTCTGAGCTCCTGGTAGCTTTGGTAATGTTTTTCCGAAATGTCAGCCTGCGGCTCCTAGTCCTCACCATGGAGTAGATCCTGCAGTAGAGGACCACAATAGATAACAAAAGGCCAGTGAAAACGGTTGTGCAAAAGAGAATATAGTGCTTGTGGTAGAGAGGCAGCACGGTGGAGCAGTTGGACAAGAGGTTCTTGCAGTTCCAGCCCATGATCGGGAGCCCCCCAAGGATTGCGGAGATGACCCAGCACGCACTGAT is part of the Anomalospiza imberbis isolate Cuckoo-Finch-1a 21T00152 chromosome 9, ASM3175350v1, whole genome shotgun sequence genome and harbors:
- the S1PR1 gene encoding sphingosine 1-phosphate receptor 1, which produces MNSGTTAPQKVTSNPTNTDVNYVIKEHYNYTGKLNESVDTGIKVTSVVFIIICCFIILENIFVLLTIWKTKKFHRPMYYFIGNLALSDLLAGVAYTANLLLSGHKTYSLTPNQWFVREGSMFVALSASVFSLLAIAIERYITMLKMKLHNGSNSFRSFLLISACWVISAILGGLPIMGWNCKNLLSNCSTVLPLYHKHYILFCTTVFTGLLLSIVVLYCRIYSMVRTRSRRLTFRKNITKATRSSEKSLALLKTVIIVLSVFIACWAPLFILLLLDVGCKVKACPILYKAEYFLVLAVLNSATNPIIYTLTNKEMRRAFIKILCCCTCPPADSGTKFKRPIIGGMEFSRSKSDNSSHPQKEDGDHPETIMSSGNVTSSS